The Glycine max cultivar Williams 82 chromosome 3, Glycine_max_v4.0, whole genome shotgun sequence sequence TTGAGCCTAATTTGGCCACCgattttgatttctttgttttctaTTGCACTAATTTGAGCAACTTATTTGCCTGTCAAAACCCTTCACGCCTTGAGGTTATGAATGGGCATTTCTTTGCACAAACCATTGAGAAAAACAGCTtctaaatcatatattttaattgttttcaaacaataaaaaaaaatatttttcacgaTACACTCTATGATTTGTacaaatatatagaaaaaaatgactaaatcatATTGTTTAATAGTACTTTTCGAGACACcaataaaagtaatataaatcaCCTTTGTCTTTTTCGCATCTTTCATTGTTACTATACTATTATAATCTCCGAAATAATTCACACTTCACAGCATACTATCTCAAAGCTAATGTGTTAAAATTTAActgaatgttatttttaaaatataatcttcTCTCTAATCGCGCTAATTTGTAAACCTTATCTTTGAAcacataaaagattaaaaggatACCTAAAAAGGGCTAAACAGATGTTCCTTTGCATGAACATTTGTTTTTCGATCGGCATTGCATGAGCAAATTTGATGTAGTCACGTCCAATGCAAAAGTGGAGATCAAATATTTCCTTCTTTGTACAACTAGATAATAATAATGACGAGGTTGTGACAAAAGTCTATGATAACGTGTCAAGATATGGACATCCCGATCATCATTAAACGGTGATGGGATGGAGCCCGCAGCTTTAAATCTAactttatttaaattacttcAACTCTTCGTAACTAAACGGATCCTTGTTTCTTgtgtatattatttataattgttaagTTCTATGTGTTTTCTTGATTAAATGGATTTAAATTTTCGAATTATATTCTCTCTTGGATAAATGttcatctttgtttttttacGATAATGGTGGTCTAGTTTGGGTAAGAAAGCTACATAAAAAAATGGTAGACAccctcaataaaaaaataatgataacaaaattatattaaattgatatttgaaatataaaaatgtccATATATCATTGTTCAAAATAAGTTACACAAGGTAAGGAGGAAGAATTTCCACGAGAAAACGTGTGCTGCCGtcttaacttttattaaaaGGCATTagaaatgttttattatttattaatttatattaatataattgtattCAGTCGCCGAACAAATATCCCATAGGTCCAAGTGTCCGTCTCATGGAAATCCGATAActctattctttttattttttttatcggtagATAACTCTATTCTTGTTTCTCTATCTGTTTTCCCTATCCagactagtaaaaaaaaaaaaggaaagaaaaaaaaggaggttaCAAGAAAGGAGAAAATTCTAGGATTTTTTGTTCTGCGGCTCAATATCACGTGACTATTATGTCGggaaaattagttgaaaaataaGCAACTAAGCAAAGAacatattaatttcaaaatttaacgagaaaaaagattatgatattctttaaattaaattaaaagaaaacacaTTTACAATAGAAATATGTCTTTAATTTTATaggaataatatattatatatcataatcAGAGTAATAAACATTCAATTAAAACGAGTATACTTGGTAAGAATGGGTCACTAGAATGCCAATGAGCGATTTCATGACAATGCTACACTTTTGAATGTTACACAGcgattattttttatctcatgTGTAGAATGTGAATGTTTTCATGAGGTGCATGCATCACTCACTCCTTTTTCTGTAACGTGTAGTGTGTCATTTTTTCCTTCTTGATGTGCAAGGATTTTTAGATTGAAAGGGAAGCTGCGTGTGGTCACCAACGGTGCAGTGCATTGCATCCCCATCATATCCTTAACAGAAGTAACCCAATTAAGGGGGGGTTCATGTTAAAGCACGTGAGGCCCCTCGCATTGAAATTGAACCTTTACTAGTTAtagttattaaaatttgttaattgtaACGCGTATAGTAGAGAAAAATAGGATTGGCTTTATCCATAACCAACCCAAAAGCAATTATATAAACAAATGACAATAAGGAATAGTCAAAGAGtgtgaatgaaagaaaaatcgcaaaacagagagagaaagaaaacagAGCAACATTCAATGGCGTCTAGGAAGGGCTTCCTTTCGAAAGTGAGTTCCATGTTTGCATCATCAAGCACCGATTTGGAGCCCAAATCCACAGATGGTGACTTGGAATTGGATGAAGCTGACGTGTTCAACTGGAACATGTCcaatgacaacaacaacaagaacactgTGACAGAGTCGAAGAAGAGGCCACGATCTGGTAAGAAGAAAAAGGTGGAGGGTGGTGGTGGCAAAGTGAACCCTGTGGCCTCGTCCTCAATGCCAGTGGCTATTCCTGATTGGTCCAAGATTCTGAAGGAGGACTTCAAGGAGCACGAGAAGAGAGACTTTGTTAGTGACGACGACGATGATCATGACGACGATCGTAGAGAACCAGTGCCTCCTCATGAGTATCTTGCTAGAACCAGAGAAGCTTCTCACTCAGTTCAAGAAGGGAAAGGAAGGACCCTCAAGGGTAGGGACTTGCGCAGTGTCAGAAATTCCATTTGGAAGAAATTGGGGTTTGAAGATTGATTCATTCATTAATTAGATTATATTAGTATAGACTATAGAGTAAATTGGTACTAGTGTCACACGGATATGAACATTTGATCTGAttccataactttttttttatttttggtttaggTGATCGATTTAGTCAAATGCAACCTAGTAGTTCTGTTAGGAAaggtttatatttataattttttttttcttttcggaTGGATGACTCTTGGTTGTTAGGTTATATAAGGAGATATGTGAAGCCTCCttaattttggatgtttagAAGAAGGGATCACTAATCCTGCTTGTAAGTTGTAATTACGTGTTTTCAACTATTTAAATGCCTACTTATGATCATTTTAGTTCCACGTTCATCTTATACTTCCTTATTGTATTTTAGCGTTACattgtttatattatttattttttcatttgttagaaACATTTGGGTTAGAATGATGAGAAAAGGGGCATGGCGTTAAAGAGATAAAAGGGCAAGACATGAATGAATGGTAGGAAGTTTTGATGGGAACGGGAAGAAAACAAAGTAGCAGACGATGTCATGTAATGTAAGAAATGGAAGACGTTTGCGGAAAACGCGGGTAATAGGTTGTTGGTAATATTGTTAACGGCTTAACGCACCAGTTGTTGAGAAAGGTTATACCAAGCAACAGTTCATAAATAAGTTACGTCGTTTACaagttattttttctaaaacatttTGTGTACTACTTTCTATTATATCTGTTTTGTTAACaagtgtaatatttttattttatacatattatccTTCGTAGCAACTAACAAGGTATTATTAGCTAGGTTCTTATCAACACAAACTCCTTGCTTGATTGTTGTAGTATAAATTAAATAGTgataattatacatttttttttacacttttataataatgaaaCAATAATATGTGTATGTACGGGAATGAATCATCTTCAAGTGACTTTACCGTTGAATGAGATTCtagtttttcttaataaatcttattaatgtaatatgtttttataataatattgaaataGAGGAGCAGAAGAATATACAGAAAAGTCATGACAGCGAActatttcaagtttttttttactagagAGGAAACCTCTCTGCAAGTATATGctctaatattttctttttttatattttggagtaattttcttacaaaagtattttttttaatttctatcagaaaattgataaaatgaggggttttttttaactttaaataaataataatttattttattattttaataaattaactttatGAAATGTTGATTTTCTCAAAACAAATTATTCCCAAAAATGTACTTACGTAGGATAAAAGTAATTGTGAGATTTGTGATATTTTTAGACAAACATATATAGAATCGATAAGAGTGATGAAAAAGGTCCACTCTATCCTAGGTGAGTTGAGTGAAAAGAGGAcaaataaaggaagaaaaaatagaaagaagtaaTATCTTATctcttataattaaaatgaagaaattctttagataattttttccctttttgcatgtaaattctgttaaaaaaattcacataaatcacgtaaaatattaatattattatcataagtaatgtagtatatatatatataaaatggtaAAGAAGTAACATTTTCAACTCTCCCTTAtctgaatttttatatattaacaaagTAGTATACGGGTCAGTATTACAGTATTACTACAGCCATTCCAACGTCACTTCTTTTCCGTATTTCTAACTGACACTGTTCTTTTACtatactattttatattttttaaaacagaatAACATATATAGGTtggtgtttataaaaaaaatattggttttactttttgtaagaaaaaatgaTTCTATTCGTctcattaatttaaaaacattttttgttctgaaaattaataattaatgacggttataaatattagaaaatatactTTGAGGATTAAAAGTAtaggattttcaaattaaaaggattaatctgatacaaaatatttttagagcATTAAAAGTGAATTtggaaaattttagaaaaaaaattaaaaacatattttatctttttaatataatagaacaaaaaatttaaatttgaacacACGTTCTCTCtcctataaaaataaagaaagtcttatataaaaaaactgaaaaggtTGTGTGcaagaaatattttatattcgCAAAGGACACAAACATTTACCTTTGCTTGCTGAAGTAGCTCATCGACCATTAGCCACGAGCGACTCGATGGCAGGCAGAGGGAATAATTTAGACGCGTTTTTATGGAGAAAATGGCACAACTGAAACGAAATATTGAAAAGATGAATACTATCcaactttttctattttttattattgatttaatcTTATACGAGTTCGACAAATTACTTATATCCACTCTTCGTTTAACAAAActcataaaatttattcaacgataaagaaaaatatacactGACAAGAAGTCTTGAAAAGAATAttgttaacatttttatattaagaatGAATGGATGATCAGAGAGAAAATACATTATTCTTTcgcatattaaaattaaatcggAATAGATCAGTTTTAAATTTGCTCCtacatttaagtttttttaaaagtgattgaTGATGTTTCATTGACCGTACAACATTGATTTTGTCAAGTGGTAGAATGGCTTGTAAAATATCAGAGTCTAACATAGCTTGGGGGATAATTGTGTTTCTTTAagcatttagaatttttttattaataaaatcgaAAGATTTATAACACTCATATACTTATTTAACTAAATGAGTTAAATCCTTTTGTTTATCTAAATTAGAATTTAATCGCTTATCAGTAATTAcgtgaaagaaaatatataaaaaaacaactaatattAGGAGGCATTATTCTCTTAAGTAaactaaagaaaagaaaggcatCTATATTCTGATAAtcaatacaaattaattatcttaCAAGCAATAAATCAAggtcatatatttttattaaatgttgacATGACTATTTTACCGGTGCCAAATAGAGATAAATAATTGTTGACTTGTTCATAATGTGCCAAGTGGGATACTAAACAATCTATTAGTTATTGACCCAAATAAAAAGacctattaatttaatattttatttttaatatatatttttacattattgtcACGTGTTTTTAAACTCTAATTTATCTCACCCCATCATTCTTCAATTCCAAAAACGTTGGCACTACTATGCTTAGAAAGTCTCTTTCATTTTCCATTAGTGTAGGGAAAATATAAGTTATCATATATGTGACCTGGTTTAATGGACGTTTGATTGCTTTGGTAGCAAGTTTAGAATCAAAGGTCGAGCGCAAAACTGGTGAGTTGAGCAAATTTAGTGGCTAAACTGTTGCCAAATGTAGCGGCGCTAAAATTTTCCCCtttcaaagaaaataagtgGGATATATATATTTCCGCAGtattgaataatttataatattttagtcAGTATGACATTAGTGCATGGTTTTCACCGGCATGACTTTTTATTTCGTACTAATCTTTACTCGAAAAGCAGATTAATAACTTtcaatgaattattatttttatttacaaagattaaaattaaaaaatttacttaaagaatttgaatttaatttcattcGAATCAATTGATATATAAATGAATAAGTATATCCACGTAAGGGTAGTATCAAAAAGAGGGCAAGAGAATGGATACACATGGAGCATACATCAAACATAGGCACTTGGGCTTCAAACTTGGGTGACCCATGCTGTGTGCACTTGTACCCAATATTACAGGCACCCAGCCCACCAACACTAAATAGTTAATACATGAATTTGTCTGCATTTCGATGCTAACATATATAACACCTAATCTTCATTTCTTCAACCTCCCTCCAGGCGGAATTCACTAAGATTTAATTCATTGCCaaacttaaatttttctttgaggATAATCGATGTATGCCTCTACCTTCTTGTCACTCActcatcaaaataaatttccaagacAGATAACTTTGAAAAGAAAACACTTAGTGGCATGtagaaacactttttttttaatgacgaaaaaatatttaataaatttgtcgATGATTGATATTTGTTGATAAATCTAATTGACTATTTTTATAGTAggatttttattcttaattattttttattcgtaAAATTTGAAGAATACgaaaatttacttattaaagaatttaaatttaatttcacatgaatataaatatgaataataataataatattattattggtaAGTAGGGTCattttaaaggattaaaattgattataaaatgtTACCTTGTTCGGTTTTATAATTAGCACAGTAATTATACTtagctatatttttttaagggaaTATACTTAGCTATATAGTACGTACATTTTCAAGagaatcaataaattaaatttaaaaacattactatagactctctctcttttttttgtgaattaaaaCATTACTATTGACTGCTATGATTACAATAGAGAATGGGTATACTTATTAAGTCAACATTTAAATCAGTAAAGTTTCTAGAAGAGTAACAATAATACATGGTTTgattgaggttttgttatttataaagtTGGGGTAAAGGGTGAATTGCAACGATTTGTGGCACAATATTTTTTCCTGGTCTTCTTATGGCTTAAGGttgatttaaaacaattatatattgataTGTATAAACTGATACCTAAAATGTATATTGTTTTGCATCATCGCCAATATTGTTTAGGGGTTGAATCACCTTTTAGAAATCCTCTTTTTGAGAGATCCTTAATGAGTTAGGTCTACAAACCCTGATCCTTAATGAGTTAGGTCTACAAACCCTGTGTGTTTGATGATGGTTAAGAGGACTTAGGGCTGCAAtgcaagatatatatatatataaaattaaaataaaaggttcAGATTTAATTGCTACTTAAATAAgatgagagaaaaatattataccTGAAAGAGCCAATATTAAATACACGTATAATTATTCTCTcaccttattttaattaataattaaatctaaatattttaatctaaaaattattatttaatcctctcatttcttataataaaacatttgtGTTCGTTATATGTCGCTATGTAATAGAGAGAGATTCACAACTTTAATTAGGGGAACAAAACCACCGGCAACTGTGATATATGCATATACGTATGAGGAGTACTGTTTTGATTTTGGAGAGCGTCATTTCATGTGAGACAACATGAAAACGGGGGTGAAATGAATCTCTGTCCCATCTTCTGTGCATCCTTTAATTTCCAGAACCCTTATTGTAATAATTAACGTGAAAATGCTCCCTCTCCTCTCTAAAGCCTAAATCACTCTGATTTAGACGTCTCTTCAATCTAATTCCATATATAAACATTCCATTAGTTTCATATATCCACAACAAGCAGCTTTAATAATTACTACTTCATACATTAATTCATACGTACATAGAAACGTGCAGTGAATCCCTCAAAATTGGCAAACATCTCgttggttaagaaattaaaataatttttttat is a genomic window containing:
- the LOC100786301 gene encoding uncharacterized protein, which gives rise to MKEKSQNRERKKTEQHSMASRKGFLSKVSSMFASSSTDLEPKSTDGDLELDEADVFNWNMSNDNNNKNTVTESKKRPRSGKKKKVEGGGGKVNPVASSSMPVAIPDWSKILKEDFKEHEKRDFVSDDDDDHDDDRREPVPPHEYLARTREASHSVQEGKGRTLKGRDLRSVRNSIWKKLGFED